CCATTATCGTCGTATCAAGGCAGAACCCTCCGGGCGCATGAGGAGTGATGCGTCTTCTTTTTCTTCTTTTTTAACTCTGATTTTTCAAAGCGTTTATCGGCCGCAATGGAAGAACGGGGTTTAGACCCTATCTCTTTAGCGATGATCGCCAACGTCTCACCCACCACAGTGAAACGCTGGTTGGACGGAAGTTTTGAACCGAGACACAAGAACTTGGCGCGCCTCGCCGATGCTCTTAATGTCTCTGACAACTATCTGCTAGGCAGAGCCTAACAAAATGCCCGGAGGGTTCTGCCTTGATACGACTCACACGCTCTACCCTCCTATCCAGTAGCGGTCTTGCATTAATTCAGATGGAATTTTCATTTAGTCACGCCCCCCTCTTTCTTCTGT
The window above is part of the Paenibacillus lutimineralis genome. Proteins encoded here:
- a CDS encoding helix-turn-helix domain-containing protein — encoded protein: MIANVSPTTVKRWLDGSFEPRHKNLARLADALNVSDNYLLGRA